From one Halosimplex rubrum genomic stretch:
- a CDS encoding RAD55 family ATPase codes for MVNRLNTGIDVLDRKLGGGIPEGSIVALSAQPASQAELFLYELTATRGTLYLSLDRTAQSVTASIEQSPTDTGDPTVRHISGEAPLDNASKLVSALPETSNLIVDPLDVLEAQEPPSRYRSFMNDLQNHIVNTGSLAIVHCLDGRSVPPLRDTTEHFADVIFELKTTTDSDEVENRLAIPKFRGGRAPTDIIKLDLVEQVSIDTSRDIA; via the coding sequence ATGGTCAACCGGCTGAACACGGGCATCGATGTCCTCGATCGGAAGCTCGGGGGTGGAATCCCGGAGGGGAGCATCGTCGCTCTCAGCGCCCAGCCGGCCAGCCAGGCGGAGCTGTTCCTCTACGAACTCACCGCGACCCGCGGCACGCTGTACCTCTCGCTCGACCGCACCGCCCAGTCGGTCACGGCAAGCATCGAGCAGTCGCCCACCGACACCGGCGACCCCACGGTCCGCCACATCTCGGGCGAGGCGCCGCTGGACAACGCGAGCAAGCTCGTCAGCGCGCTCCCCGAGACCTCGAATCTCATCGTCGACCCGCTCGACGTGCTCGAGGCACAGGAGCCGCCGTCGCGGTACCGCTCCTTCATGAACGACCTGCAGAACCACATCGTCAACACGGGCAGCCTCGCCATCGTCCACTGCCTCGACGGGCGCAGCGTGCCGCCGCTGCGCGACACCACCGAACACTTCGCGGACGTGATCTTCGAGCTGAAGACCACGACCGACTCCGACGAGGTCGAGAACCGCCTCGCGATCCCCAAGTTCCGCGGCGGCCGCGCTCCGACCGACATCATCAAGCTCGACCTCGTCGAGCAGGTCTCGATCGACACGAGCCGGGACATTGCCTAG